The segment CATTATTATACAGGGAATGGAACAGAACCGGCTCCTTTGCTCAGGGTGTCAGTTCCTGTGTTCCACTGCCAACTATCGGAAACGGAGAATCAAAAATCATATGATCACTGTCAGCATTATCAGCCCGAAGGTATCTCTTCAGGCCATCAACCGTGTCATTGAACAGAATGATTTCGGCTGCATTTTTCACAAATACGTTTACCACACCCTGGAGGAAATCCAGGATATCTATTATAAATGCAAGGATCACTGCGATATTATCTTCTGCAGCGGCGAGTTCGGCTACTACCAGCTTATGAACATCCCCAATATCGAAAAGCCCTGTGCCTTTGTGTCCTATGAGACAAAGCATTTCCTGGCAATCGCCCTGGACTTTGTGCAGACCCATCCGGACATCCCCCTCAACCGGATCTACTGCGACTTCCTGATACCAAGCAATAATTATCTGGAGCTGCACCGCTACCTCCGCCCTGAGCTGATGCCTCATTGCTGTACAGATCCAGTGCTCAGCTATGAGACGCTGTTTCGCACAGCGAAAAAGCTGTGGGATGAGGGGAAAATCGACATTGCTTTTGTGCGCTCAACAAACAGCCTGAAACGGTATGAGGACGCACACATCCCCTACCTGTACATTTTTCCCGATGACAATACCATTGCCGATTCTATTCGAAGCGCAGTGTCTACGGCAAAACTCCGCCTCAACTCCGTCGTGCAGAAGGCCAGTATTCTCATTCGGCTTGTCTATCCGGACAATCTTGCGGGTATCGAGCTGGAATACCAGAAGGTTACGCTTCTGAAGGCTCTGATGGACTTTAGAAAGGAGCAGGGAGTCAGCTTTTCCGTCCAGACCTTTGTCACCTATTTTCAGATCACCTGGGAGCTTGAGGACGGCGGACAGCTTCCTTCTCTTCTGCGCTCTCTGATCCTGTATCTGAACGCCCACGGTGAAATTTCCTTTCGTCTGGGCGCAGGCCTTTCCGCCTC is part of the Clostridium sp. M62/1 genome and harbors:
- a CDS encoding winged helix-turn-helix domain-containing protein, which translates into the protein MITVSIISPKVSLQAINRVIEQNDFGCIFHKYVYHTLEEIQDIYYKCKDHCDIIFCSGEFGYYQLMNIPNIEKPCAFVSYETKHFLAIALDFVQTHPDIPLNRIYCDFLIPSNNYLELHRYLRPELMPHCCTDPVLSYETLFRTAKKLWDEGKIDIAFVRSTNSLKRYEDAHIPYLYIFPDDNTIADSIRSAVSTAKLRLNSVVQKASILIRLVYPDNLAGIELEYQKVTLLKALMDFRKEQGVSFSVQTFVTYFQITWELEDGGQLPSLLRSLILYLNAHGEISFRLGAGLSASLSNSLEQAEQALNESVHYGKNDGFLINEQLRLMGPLSVQDPLHVSYDNEKILIFSKANGINEGNLQKIIGLFLKNPRQFLNSSLLSEWLNITPRSCNRIIQKLCLAGLLTQMHTEGPMEKGRPVKTYCFNEKACLSTFF